AAAACGTCCGCATGTTGCCATAACAAATGAAATAGATTACATGACTTTCAATACGAGTTCAATATTGGaattgatatgttttttttatgaagacGCTAATTAACGACTTTCTTTGCCTTAAAGGGGCATGTCGTTTGACGCTGATgatcaaggggggggggcaaacccCAACCCCAATCTGGACTGAAGGGGTCAGTAACTAAAAATGGAACTTTCTGATGAAGCTTCCTATGAGACTTTTGGTACtagaagaaaaacatacatttgcaCTTTTCATCACTAAAACCTTAAAAGTGTTGCCACGTCCAGCGAGTGTGTTTTGCTTTCATTCTAAGTGTGATGAccttaaaagtataaaaatacccGGACGGATCAAAGTTTGCATCGATTCCAGTGTGTGCGTTGTTCAAATGTGTTTGAATGGGACTGACTGATTCCAAATGAAAGATGGCGGTGAAGTCACACAATAAGAATTAGGAGGTAAGCAACACTGCCATCAAGTGGCACTGCCTACAAACTGCATCAACATTTCAGTCAGAGGTTTGTTGTATTAAATTGATCCGGATGACTGCTTCCTGAGAAACAACCATCCTGcttgattaaaataaaataccacttcttcaaaaatatacagaataaaataacattaggTTATTCTGTCATATACCCgcagcaagtttttttttcaataaaatgatGCTTTACTGTGTGTGACGTTTGTGGACACATTAAGTGAAGTATTACATTTCACCAATTAAAACCTGACCGGACATACAGGAGTTTGGAGAAAAGtgcaaattttgatttttttttcacaagccGACatgtaaagtgtgtgtgtgtgtgtgtgtgtgtgtgtggggtggcgGGGTGTTTTTAAGGTAAAGTGCGCTTTCTCATCAGTGAGTGAAAAATCTCCTTCCCTTTTCTGTCTaatagcgccctctggtggcttGTCAACAAATGACACTTCTGTACACGcataaataatcattaaaaaaaggaGTTCCATTGAGAATCAGTTTGCTTCTTCTTCCTTCCAACCAAATACTGAGCTCATATGTACAATCTCTGTGGCGTGCACGTcatctattgttattattattattattaatagtagtattattaaaaCGCTTCATCACACACGCAAAGCCACAACATTGTTTATGTACACGCCCCAACATGGTTCGGTTCACTAACATAAAGTCCAAACATGGAGTCAAGAAcctcaaaaacacacacacacacacacacacacacactccaaaaGATCTGCATGTGACACGACTGTGTGTTGTCGCAGCTCATCCCTGATTGAAAGAGCAAGCCAATCTTTCAGCGCAGCAACAAATCCAATCAGTACTTACATTTCCTTCTTAACTTGACTAAATTCTGGAGCTCATTGTTAACAAGAAAAACGGCGCGACTTAACAGGCGGCACTTCTGCCGTCCAAATGACATGACACGCAGATGCAACGCGGCAtacgcaaggcatgctgggaattgTTTGTTCTGCCCTTCAGGGTTTCTACTCTTCATGATGTCCCAAATGTAGTCTGGTTCTGGTTGTGTTATGTCGCGGTGGCAAGGTCTGCGTGAGGAAACACAAGTGcacatgttagcatgcgtgtgtgtgcgtgtgtaggGAGGTGTTAGGAggggctggtgtgtgtgtgttgatgtgtgtgtggagcAGTGCACAGGCCAGTTCTCTTTTAGTCCGACCCGACCCGGCCCAGCTCGCAGTGTTCATCACTTTATGTGACCCAGGCGTCCAGCCTCATCCTCTTGACGTTGGCCCCGTCCTGGTCCTGGGGCTCGGCCGAGGCGGGCCGCAGAAGGACCATGGTGGGCTGCTGGAGGCTGCCGGCACCGGGCTGGTGGTGGAAATCCGGCCCGCCGCCCCCTCGCCCCTGGGCGGCGTCATCGCGGTCGCTGCCCTCGTACGAGCTGCCGTTGCTGCTCAGGCTGTCGACGGGTGAGCGGCCTTGACCTCCAGCTTCCTGGCGCAGAGTCGTGGGGTAGGTGATGGCGGCCCCACCCTGGACGTGCATTTGACCACCGCCGGCGCCCCCGGTGGAACTGGGAGTGCTGCGGTCCCGGTTGGGTGAGACGGGCTCAGACTTGATGTTGACATGAGGGTTGGTGTTGACGGTCAGTGCAGTGCCCTGAGGGAGAGGAGCCATCGGCCTGCAGCGGGCAGcacagaaaaacacacagagTGAGACATCCTGATTGAACTCACCACTGAGGAATGAATGCAGCGGTTTTAGCACAAATGAGCAACATTAGCAGACAAGTGAAAGCAAATAAGTAGCCATGCTTCATGACACATGGGGGAGGGGGCGCTAATCAACAACACCATGTTGCCTCATTCTTCCTTTTCGTATTTCAGCTAAAACACAATGCGAACATCTCACTCTAATGAATAAGTATCAATGTTTTATGTCTACCAAGGTTTAGGTTTTGTCTTCTTGCCTTTCTCTGTCCACCAATCCGCACACAACGCTCTCTCTTAGCTCCTCCCTTTAGAGGAAGTGTTCTAAAAAGGTGGCAACCATCACTTCTTTTGACAACCTTTGACAACTTTTAACGATGTAAAAGTGTGCATTGTGATGCTCACTCTTCTGACACGGTCGTCAGgacgttctctctctctctctctctctctctctctctctctctctctctctctctctctctctctgtctctcgctctctcaaGCCTTCAGCTGGATGTGAATTTGAAGCTCCCAATTACTGCCTTTGGCCCGGCGGGAATGTTCTAATATGTCACATCAGCTGCAGCACGGCCTCGCTAATATTCCCTCACTTGCTGGCAGAGTGAGAGCAAGTTAAGTTAGCGCTGCTCCaggccatcacacacacacacacacaagcccacgcacacacacacatacacacactgatCCCAAACAGGTAGCTTAGATGACGGCCAATAAAAACGGTCGAGTCAGCAGCCTGCTGATGACAGTGATGGAGTCGAGAGGGGGCAGCTTAACTTGAGCGCTAATGACACCACCAGCACAGCCAGAAGAAGGCTTCTTTCCCAAAATGTTTTGCTTCTTCGCCAGCTGACCGGCTGTCTAAGTTGCTCATACGTTTATCATCCCAAAgagtgaggaaggaaggaacaggTAAAACAGCGCCTTCTCTGGCAGCAGACAACTACTGCACCCTGGTTGGGTCTTTAGcaaaattatatacagtatatatatatatatatgtatattagttttttttaaaggggcaGGACTAGACTGTGCAGTGTGTTGATTCGTGGACGGAGAATGGTCACTTCCAGAATgggaagaagacaaaaacaagcGGAAAGATGGCTTCCAGTGCCGCTGACTTTGTTGAATAGTCGCCACACAATGATGACACGCTATTTACGTAGCTAAGCCATGTCCCCATGGATGTAAAGCTGTCAATCATGCAGCGGTTGAGTGTTTTGGAGTAAAAGCAGGGAGTCTTCCCTGCAGCATGTGTCGGGTCTTCACTCCAGTCTTTGTTCCAAAAAAGATGTCTGCAGCTTTGAGGGATGTGACAACAGCCTGACAAAGAAGCCACACagcaaactcacacacacacaaaaaaaacacaaggtttGTTTTTTGGCATCTCCTCACACTACGGGTGGTGGCGGAGCCAAGGAGCATTGATAGACGCTAACATTCACCTCAGGTTAGCAGCAATGTTGGAGATGCAGTTAGCCATCTCCGCACTTTGCTTGTCTGCACCCCACATGCTGTGAAAGAAAAGTAGGGAAGGGCACAAAACAATCGTCAGCCGCTCAAAACCTCAGTTGGCTCTTTACTTCCACTGAAGAAGACTTCTAAACAGGATACGATGATGCCGCCGTCACTTGTTCAGTGTGACAGTGATGCTAAGCTAATGGCTAATGGCGTGGCcgtcacatgacatcacattTCAAATACGCTGATTACAGTTGGTGCGTATGTGGGTCATATTGCCCCTAGTGGCGTGGCATGCAAATTAATCTTTTCCCTCCTTTTTCACAGCTATGTCAACGTACTTGGgatgtgtctcaaatggaatatttgACATCAGCGCACTTTAAGTATACTTTGCACTCTCTGTGGTGAGTACCTTAGTGTGTGCTCAACCAAAACTATTATCATTGTTGCACACTTACTGGAAATGACAAattaattacagtattttctcgcctcttcttcttctataCTTTTTAACGGCACTTCACAGATAGTCCCTCCCCTTCTAATAcatagccaagatggcgactattaGCTCATTcacctttttaaaaagtaatgttGACTCCCAAAGATGTCCGTCTATTGCTTTTTTGGCGGGAGCTCCAGATGGAAGTCTTGAgtgtgaatttcagacttgTAGATTATTATTctgtgttatgttttttgttatattctaaatctgtgaataaatgttatgttgtcattaaaatctttttttcctgtgttgttttAGTTGTTTCATAGAAATAAACAACTGCTCAaatgtttgaggtgtcactaaaacaaaaaatatggatgTCAGTCACTGTTCTGCTTGAATTTGTGTCTCTGgagaaaaagctaattttctctCTTTTTGGTCAAAACCAGGTGTTTTTGCTGAAACCACCTGACGTTCTACAGCCGATTTATAAAGACCtaaaaaggctagaaacaaactcattttttctgatgaaagaactGTGTCTAAAGTCAATATTGTGTGAGTCTTGAAATTTCAGCAAAAATGCCCCATAACTCTGACAGTATGGATCACgctctgaaaatggctggcagGATGATAATTGACGTAAGTGCGGAAATTTGCGTTTCCTGCATTCATTAGCTAGGTGCTAAACAACGTTAAGGTTGCTAGTCAGCGTATGCTTACAGGGCTCAGTATGTGTGTGCGGTTAGCAGCTAGCAGGCTAACCATGCTAGCGGCAGATACAGTAAACCAGCGTGGGAGTCAGAGACGAGGGGGTGGGAGTGTAATCTAGGTCACCACAGAGATGAGGAAGTGCTCCCGGTGTTTTGCGTGCCAGTTTGCCCAAGCCGTCACACGTGTGAAGCAAAAGGTCAAATGTCAAGAGTGCAGCGGAAGAGGAAGTATGCTTACACCAAGTTGGTGAGCGACGCCAGACTGATCTGCGGCTGCTGTTGCTGGGTGATGGcgggctgctgttgctgttgccaGGCAGCCATGTTGCCAGGCACCAGGCCCGGTGGCGTGAACGTCTGCAGCGCAGTGAGATCTGCACTCGTCAGCTGGTACTCTGGGATGAAAGCAGCCAGGGATTGTTTTACACGCCGCAACTTTGCGCAGCATCAATATTCATCAGGACTAATCCATATTAATGCAGACCTTTGAAGTGgagtcattccagcagctcacCCACAATGAACAAAGGGAATATTCATGGTGGGTTTTAAGTCCCCTCCGTGGCACAAAAGATGATGTTCATGACATAATTACTCTTTTTAAACACCATTCTTACTCAGTCGCCTCAATGGGGCATTAGCTCGTCCACCGGTCGAGGCAGAAGGCCGCCCATGCCGGTGTGGGTCAGAGTTGAGTGTACTCAACCGGAGAAAACATGTACTTCCACTTGTgggagcttttattttgaaatgctcTGCACACTTTGATGTCAAACGTTCACGGTTAATGAATGTGTGCGCAAAGCTTTTATGGTCACATCTACATTTAAAATGAGGCTCCAGCAAAAGTAAAGATTTCCTAGTCTTTGTTTATTCGAGCAGTAGCTGCTTCTCGCATTTGGATACGCCAAGGCTGCTTTCACACACTTTTCAATCGCACTCCACTTCTTATTTAATAGTCTACCAACTCCTAATGTATCACATTTACATCATACTTAATGTCCtttaatgtaccatatttacatcatatttaATGTACCTTTAAGATACCATAGTTACATCCTATTGAATGCTAATGTGccttatttacattattttaatagagctctaatgtaccatattgacatcatatttcatttatttctaaTATACCATAATTTCACCATACACTCAACACTTTAATTTTGGCTACCATCCTTCAtgagctgattttttttctatgtacacacaATTCCTACTGCTCTCAAACATTGTTTTGCTCTTCTCCTTTCCATCCACCgcacaggtgtggcatatcaagatgctgatgaaaCAGCGTGATCATTGTACAGCTgggctggctacaataaaaggccactgtGGGGTGGACATTGTGTTGTGTGAGAAAACTGCAAATTTTAAAGTGGTCTTTTACGGTGGCCAGGTGAATGTatacagtactactactactaataataatcatgctgtctcaTCGCCATCTTGATACTGTATGTCACACTtgtgaggtggatggattatTGCGCCAAAGGAGACAaagaatacagtacagtatttgcTATATTTGAGAGAAATAGACCAGTTGTGTACAGAGAAAATGTTTACATCTTTTAAGTTCACCTCATGAGAGATGGGAGCAAAAAGAGTAATGTTCATATAATGTATATCAGATTTAATGGTCTGGTCCAGTCTTACCAGTGTTGTAGGCCGTCTGCATGCCGGAAAAAGGTGCCAGCAGGCTGGGCGTCGCCACAGAAACCACAGGTGTAGTCAGGGGTTGCGGAACCTGCGAGCCACCGAGCCGCTGAGCATTCTGGGAACACAGTAACATCATGGACGTTAAAGACGAGGGGACTGGTGTTGCTGAGCTAAGGACCCCATTAGGCACCCATGGTGAACAGGTTCTCATTTGCTGACTGGAAGTTGATGGTGGGGTTTTGATGTGTGAGGAAACATGGTCCTGTTCTCCATAAAAGGTCAGAGTGAAGGCATGCACCACACATGACTTCATGCATGTTCATCAAAGGTTAGCATATGCATCTCCCTGCATGCATGCACTAATTCGCGGTAAACAAGCGTCACCGAGGCTTCATTGTGCCTCCTGCTTGTTTCACTCATATTCTTCTACCTTGACATCGTCTCCTCTTCAAGTCTTCCCGGAAGCTTCAAGCTGAAAATCTAGTAAGTCTGACTTAATTGTCGCATCACCTCCCGAGGCCTGAACACGCTCACATATCTGTAAACACTGATGCTTCTTTGTCTTAAAACCAGGGCTGTCAAAAGTCAATGGCAGCAACTAAGTAATTTATTTCATCAAtaacattatgtttttttgtgtaattacaCTGAACAACACTTGAAAGAGTGATTCATATGTCTAGTGTTAGGCAAATTGATTTTAAAGttgtgtggtatcttttagcttgacaTATTTAGGtttttggagctgttaatacatacaaatatatatatattaattcattttctaccgcttttcctcatgagggtcgtggggggtgctggagcctatctcagctgtcttcaggcgagaggcggggtagaccctggactggtggacagccaatcacagggcacatatagacaaacaaccattcacactcacattcatacctatggacaatttggagtcatcaattaacctagcatgtttttggaatgtgggaggaaaccggagtacccggagaaaacccacgcatgcacggggagaacatgcaaactccatacagagatggccgagggtggaattgaaccctggtctcctagctgtgaggtccgcgcgctaaccactcggccgcccaaatatatatatatatatataatacaaatatatataatccaGTAAAAACGGGCATACTACAGACATAAttgttaatggtgattaatcacgatgaATTACCAACTATGATTAATCtgtaatttgacagccctactttaAAACATTTCCCAAAACTTTCAACCTCAACATCTGGTTGCTCTGCTAACATGAGTGCCAGGGCGAGAAACGTAAAAAGCATGCCTAGTCATGCAcgcctgtgcgtgtgtgtgtacaatcTTGCAACTTCACtagaaaaatgtacacaatCTGTTAAGTTCCTATAAAAATTCTGCCTTTAGTATTTTGCCTTCTTgagagatatacagtaaactATCAATCCAAAGTCAGCATTCTCATCTTTGTAAAGGCGGAATCTTTCTATTGGAtctaggcctgtcacaataataaataagtaagtTCACGGCACGATAAATAACAACAAACTTGACAATTTATTGACATGTGCGTGCGTATTTGTTTTTCTCCTCTTTCTCTACCAAACAGATTGGATGAAAAGAGAGTTCATCTGTCCCAACTCCTGGGCGATagaatgactgacaggagggttcactcactcCGTTCTTTCTGCTGTCTTCTGTCTCTAGCTGTGTTTGTGGTTAGCTACACGATCTGATTCCTTCTTTGTGCCTGTTGTGTATAAAACCTGATCTGATGTCAATGTCAGCCTGTTTGCGCATCATCAATTTGTGACATGAAATAGTTTGTGACAAAGacaatgaaataatacaaaaaggTGAAGCTTAAGTTTcctgatgtacagtataacACCTCACTGTGCACCAAATGCATTTTGCTgcatccaaaaaaatgctacgtTAAGctccattaaatgtacacagcAAAATCCACAAACATTGCTCAAAGTGAATCAAggaagtacagtatatactgtatgcaaatgagctgacaTCTGCAATGACACGCAATCTCAACTtcagacaataacaaaagtgaCGTTGATTCATAATCAGAAATATttagatttatatttaaatgcTATTTTTGCTAAAAGAGACGTAGCGTGTCTGATGAGGAAGACACATGGAGATGAAGACAATGCTAAGTCGGCTTCTTTATAGCCTTTGTTAGTGTGTACTTCGCTGCggctgctgcccctgcgacacccatccattttctatgccgcttatcctgaatgtctatgaaaatgtgttttttttcctgagtaATACTTTGAATGCTTACCGCTAtggtgtaaatatgactatgaCGCGGTTCGTCTTTAGCTTAGCCTAGGAAATTCCTAGCTTAGCTTAGGAAATTCATAATGGCTGCCCACcacatacaaaaatgtaatttttacaaatgtaatgTACTCTTCCCCCCAAAAACTTAGGTAAATCATAATTTCAAACAATATAGAACATATTTTAGCATAATACACTTGAGAAATTCAAGTTTCTTGCTTTTGGTACGATGTACTCGCTTTATTATGCCATATATGCATTATCATGAAAAAACGGTCTCAACATAATGttcacaataatattgtttatcggCAATAATACCCAGGAATAtttgttatcgtgacaggcctagctggatctcattagagcacccccccccccacacacacatgcaaagttGGACATGACACCAGCCTAGAAGGTTTTGAAAGAAGGTTCTATTCACCTCGCTGACCAGCTCCAGCTCTTCTTCTGTCTGCACGGCGGGAAAAAACACAGGCGTCATGTGACtacacacatgacatgtttTGGTCTCGACTCTCAAGTTTAATTTACCGAAACTAACGTTTAATTTCTGCTGATGCAAAAGAGAGGAACAATATGCATCTGATTTGTAGCTTGGAATGACACCAAACTGTTCACACAATgttgtaagaaaaaaataacttcatcTCAACGAGAGAGCATCCTAGATGTTGATACTTAAAGTCATAGATTTTCCCACATATATTTCAGACATTTCCTCACCAGCTGCATGAGGCTCTTGCCGCCCTGCGAGGTGATGACCCTGAGGTCCGGCTTGCGGCTGTTGACCATCTGAGGACTGGGAGGGGGAGGAGACTTGGCTGGGACCACTTTGGCCAGGCTGTTGCCATTGGAGACGGCCAGCAGGCCAGGGGACGCCCTGGCGCTAATGTAGCCGTTAGCTATGGAGAGAaatacagagagagagagaggtgacGGAATGGAATAAGGACATTGGGAATATTTGTATCCTTTGTCGTTCCATATGCtactttctatttattattactttgttttaaggggcggcacggcggtcgagtggttagcgggcagacctcacagtaaggagacaagggttcaattccaccctcggccatctctgtgtggagtttgcatgttctccccttgcatgcgtgggttttctcagggtactccggtttcttcccacattccaaaaacatgctaggttaattggcgactccaaattgtccataggtatgaatgtgagtgtgaatggttgtttgtctatatgtgccctgtgattggctggcgaccagtccagggtgtaccccgcctctcgcccgaagacagctgggataggctccagcacccccgcgacccttgtgaggataagtggtagaaaatgaatgaatgaatgcttttagcattaaaatgcaaaatgtattttaaaatgtttctgtgaccagggttcaattccaccctcggccatctctgtgtggagcggtagaaaatgaatgaatgaatgtttcctaAGGCTAACCCTAAACCTCAAACCCTGACCATAAGGGGTGTGGTTTATATCCAACTCTCGGCTTAATTTTTTCCTAACCCTTGACCATAAACTACACCTTAACCACTAATATTTGTATCCTAGTCCTCCTATCTTCTATGTACTTCTTACTCTTGgagtattataactttttctactaCCTCGCCCTAAGCTGTAACATAATCCGTCACAACAATGACTGATGTGGAAAAAAGGTCAATAAAAACTTTGGAGGACTGTGGCTGCAAAATACTTGTGGGTGTCAGTAGTCAGTAGACAGACTACTGTAATATTTTAGGGGCTGCTGTTGTCCAACGGAAAGACAGATAGATGTCGTATGTAAACAAAATCCTGGTGGGAGTTTGGCCTACAAACACACTTAATAAGCAGCCATACGCAATGCTGTGTCTTGGTTGCCATGGTCAGAATAGAAGCATAGCATAGCAAGTCACAACCAACTTGTTGATATTAAAGATAAATCACCTCCTTATAAAAACTTTGAATGGCGACACCATGTCATCACTGTGAGATTGTTTGAGCGGGGACATTCCAGCCTcgcacagtcacacacacacacgcacatgtggGCGGAGTCAGGGTGTGCATAAGACAGTTAGATAAAAGTTGTCTGTGACGCCACCTTCTGATGACAACAGCAACATGTGACTCTGCTTCATGTCaatcacacaacacacacacacacacacacacacactatagaAACAACAGCCATCAGCTCAGTGTGGTATTAGGCAGAAAGGCGGGAAGAAAAACGTGAATAAGAAGTCAGTGTTGTTACATGGTAATTACTGTACTTCATCTTAATTTCCTTATAAAAAGCAGAGGCATTTGAAACTAAATTGGGAAGATGAgaacatgaagaagaaaaagggaTAAAATCGTTTTCTTCAATGAAATCACGCAAAAGAAAACTCAATTCGCCATTTAAGTTTCCgttgccctctagtggccaaaGTCATTATGTCAGGACGAAAGTTTCAGTAGCGAGGAGATGGGGGACCATTTCATGAGAACATCAGCGGTTGCTATGGCAGATGACTTCCTGTCAGGAAACGATCGTCATGTGTCTAACGGTCAGCGAGGAGTGATGAATGATGAAGATGAAACGCCTCCTAAGCCTCACCGGCATGAAAACTTTTTTCTCAGCAGACAGCTGACCaatgacacgcacacacacacgtacacacacgtacacacacacacagcctccgTGCAGCAGGTGGCTTTTGGAAGTCATGTGTAAACATTTAACTGTGTGTTTGGGACCTTTAATTTGACTGAATTTCAAAGGacagttttttagtttttaaagttAAGACCATAGCTGTATCTCCAATACTTCTTGTCAGTAAATTTCAATAAGTATCCCGTGtacacaacaacagtgactgggATGGAGAACGAGGTTTCTAGCCAACCTGATATACAGTAAGCCACTAAGCCACTGCCTCAGCAATTCCTCTTCTTTTGGGACTTTCCAGTTCCACAAAATGTCAAATAGTTTTCAGGCATTGTCACTGACTTGTGGTATACCGTAAATCTCAATTGTTTCGACCCCTGTGAGCGACATCAGATGTTCACGCTGTGGCTACACCGGTATAACACCTGTCCAAATCCTGAGTTtcttattaaaataatgaaattacaGCAGTCATCTCCATGACATTACTTTTAATATGTGTGATTCTGCATGCTTACAATGAAAGGAGTAAAAACCTAATAGTTTAATGAGCTGTGTAATATGTTGTTGTAAGGTTGAAGGTCTTACTCTCATCTAGATAGGGGTGCTGCTCTGGTCTAGGTAGGGTTCCTGCTCTGATCTACTTGGGGGCCCTGCTCTGAAAGAATTGCGATATGTACACTTTTTAGGGATCaacttttgtttacattaaaacatccacatttagcacaataaaatgtgtaaaaccGTGTAAATTCCTGTAACTCTTTCCCTGTAAATACATAATggcagtgttattattattaacatttattctATTCTACATATCATCATTGTTCTGCATTGCTATACTGCCATTCACAATTGCAAagtgaataaatatatttattcacaGTTTAGGTTGTACTTTATTTAATGCCCAGCACATACGTATTTGCGGTGCATGCACAGGGCGGAAGCAGGGAAAATTGACACTTAGAGGGACATTGACGCTggggctgcaacaattaattgatgaatcatagattaatccattcattttctatgcctcttatcctcactagggtcccttgtatgctggagcctatcccagctgtctttgggcaagaggcggggtacaccctggactggtcaccagccaatcacagggcacatatagacaaacaac
This genomic window from Doryrhamphus excisus isolate RoL2022-K1 chromosome 17, RoL_Dexc_1.0, whole genome shotgun sequence contains:
- the mef2d gene encoding myocyte-specific enhancer factor 2D isoform X1, with the translated sequence MGRKKIQIQRITDERNRQVTFTKRKFGLMKKAYELSVLCDCEIALIIFNHSNKLFQYASTDMDKVLLKYTEYNEPHESRTNTDIIETLRKKGFNGCNSPEPDGDDSIDQSPLNDDKYRKTEDLDSIFKRYGSAVPQPTFSMPVTVPVSNQSAPPAAALQFSNNPSGALVTTTSFVTSALTDPRLLSPQQPALQRNTVSPGLPQRPASAGALLGGDLGNSNGACPSPVPNGYISARASPGLLAVSNGNSLAKVVPAKSPPPPSPQMVNSRKPDLRVITSQGGKSLMQLTEEELELVSENAQRLGGSQVPQPLTTPVVSVATPSLLAPFSGMQTAYNTEYQLTSADLTALQTFTPPGLVPGNMAAWQQQQQPAITQQQQPQISLASLTNLVMWGADKQSAEMANCISNIAANLRPMAPLPQGTALTVNTNPHVNIKSEPVSPNRDRSTPSSTGGAGGGQMHVQGGAAITYPTTLRQEAGGQGRSPVDSLSSNGSSYEGSDRDDAAQGRGGGGPDFHHQPGAGSLQQPTMVLLRPASAEPQDQDGANVKRMRLDAWVT
- the mef2d gene encoding myocyte-specific enhancer factor 2D isoform X2 yields the protein MGRKKIQIQRITDERNRQVTFTKRKFGLMKKAYELSVLCDCEIALIIFNHSNKLFQYASTDMDKVLLKYTEYNEPHESRTNTDIIETLRKKGFNGCNSPEPDGDDSIDQSPLNDDKYRKTEDLDSIFKRYGSAVPQPTFSMPVTVPVSNQSAPPAAALQFSNNPSGALVTTTSFVTSALTDPRLLSPQQPALQRNTVSPGLPQRPASAGALLGGDLGNSNGACPSPVPNGYISARASPGLLAVSNGNSLAKVVPAKSPPPPSPQMVNSRKPDLRVITSQGGKSLMQLNAQRLGGSQVPQPLTTPVVSVATPSLLAPFSGMQTAYNTEYQLTSADLTALQTFTPPGLVPGNMAAWQQQQQPAITQQQQPQISLASLTNLVMWGADKQSAEMANCISNIAANLRPMAPLPQGTALTVNTNPHVNIKSEPVSPNRDRSTPSSTGGAGGGQMHVQGGAAITYPTTLRQEAGGQGRSPVDSLSSNGSSYEGSDRDDAAQGRGGGGPDFHHQPGAGSLQQPTMVLLRPASAEPQDQDGANVKRMRLDAWVT
- the mef2d gene encoding myocyte-specific enhancer factor 2D isoform X4, which produces MGRKKIQIQRITDERNRQVTFTKRKFGLMKKAYELSVLCDCEIALIIFNHSNKLFQYASTDMDKVLLKYTEYNEPHESRTNTDIIETLRKKGFNGCNSPEPDGDDSIDQSPLNDDKYRKTEDLDSIFKRYGSAVPQPTFSMPVTVPVSNQSAPPAAALQFSNNPSGALVTTTSFVTSALTDPRLLSPQQPALQRNTVSPGLPQRPASAGALLGGDLGNSNGACPSPVPNGYISARASPGLLAVSNGNSLAKVVPAKSPPPPSPQMVNSRKPDLRVITSQGGKSLMQLNAQRLGGSQVPQPLTTPVVSVATPSLLAPFSGMQTAYNTEYQLTSADLTALQTFTPPGLVPGNMAAWQQQQQPAITQQQQPQISLASLTNLVPMAPLPQGTALTVNTNPHVNIKSEPVSPNRDRSTPSSTGGAGGGQMHVQGGAAITYPTTLRQEAGGQGRSPVDSLSSNGSSYEGSDRDDAAQGRGGGGPDFHHQPGAGSLQQPTMVLLRPASAEPQDQDGANVKRMRLDAWVT
- the mef2d gene encoding myocyte-specific enhancer factor 2D isoform X3 codes for the protein MGRKKIQIQRITDERNRQVTFTKRKFGLMKKAYELSVLCDCEIALIIFNHSNKLFQYASTDMDKVLLKYTEYNEPHESRTNTDIIETLRKKGFNGCNSPEPDGDDSIDQSPLNDDKYRKTEDLDSIFKRYGSAVPQPTFSMPVTVPVSNQSAPPAAALQFSNNPSGALVTTTSFVTSALTDPRLLSPQQPALQRNTVSPGLPQRPASAGALLGGDLGNSNGACPSPVPNGYISARASPGLLAVSNGNSLAKVVPAKSPPPPSPQMVNSRKPDLRVITSQGGKSLMQLTEEELELVSENAQRLGGSQVPQPLTTPVVSVATPSLLAPFSGMQTAYNTEYQLTSADLTALQTFTPPGLVPGNMAAWQQQQQPAITQQQQPQISLASLTNLVPMAPLPQGTALTVNTNPHVNIKSEPVSPNRDRSTPSSTGGAGGGQMHVQGGAAITYPTTLRQEAGGQGRSPVDSLSSNGSSYEGSDRDDAAQGRGGGGPDFHHQPGAGSLQQPTMVLLRPASAEPQDQDGANVKRMRLDAWVT